The following coding sequences are from one Streptomyces venezuelae window:
- a CDS encoding endonuclease/exonuclease/phosphatase family protein, which translates to MAQAYMTETGSGGSGPERPGTRFRRLLDGWRGDPGIWRRGLVTAGVAVFLALVMLFHAQIPNNVGNLGSLTETFLPWLGLFIPVLLVIAVVRKSATALIALLLPVIIWVDSFGGLITGKSGTGGDLTVATHNVNADNADPTGTAKDVAASGADILALEELTPSAVPVYEKALAGTYKYHAVKGTVGLWSKYPLSDTRPVDIKLGWVRAMRTTVTTPKGEVAVHVAHLPSVRVKLDAGFTANQRDNSADALGEAIADEKIGKVVLLGDLNGTMNDRALNAVTSQLRSTQGAAGDGFGFSWPASFPMARIDQIMVKGVEPVSSWTLPETGSDHLPIAARVDLSS; encoded by the coding sequence ATGGCGCAGGCGTACATGACGGAGACGGGCAGCGGCGGCTCGGGCCCCGAGCGTCCGGGGACCCGGTTCCGACGCCTGCTCGACGGCTGGCGGGGCGACCCGGGCATCTGGCGGCGCGGCCTGGTCACGGCCGGTGTGGCCGTCTTCCTCGCGCTGGTGATGCTGTTCCACGCGCAGATCCCCAACAACGTGGGCAACCTCGGCTCCCTGACGGAGACGTTCCTGCCCTGGCTCGGCCTCTTCATCCCGGTGCTGCTGGTCATCGCGGTGGTCCGCAAGTCCGCCACCGCGCTGATCGCGCTGCTGCTTCCGGTGATCATCTGGGTCGACTCGTTCGGCGGCCTGATCACCGGCAAGTCGGGCACCGGCGGCGACCTCACCGTCGCCACACACAACGTCAACGCGGACAACGCCGACCCGACGGGCACCGCCAAGGACGTCGCCGCCTCCGGCGCGGACATCCTCGCCCTGGAGGAGCTCACCCCGTCCGCGGTGCCCGTGTACGAGAAGGCGCTGGCCGGCACGTACAAGTACCACGCGGTCAAGGGCACCGTCGGCCTCTGGAGCAAGTACCCGCTGTCCGACACCCGGCCCGTCGACATCAAGCTCGGCTGGGTCCGCGCGATGCGCACGACCGTGACGACGCCGAAGGGCGAGGTCGCCGTCCACGTCGCGCACCTGCCGTCGGTGCGCGTGAAGCTCGACGCGGGCTTCACCGCCAACCAGCGGGACAACAGCGCCGACGCCCTCGGCGAGGCCATCGCCGACGAGAAGATCGGCAAGGTCGTCCTGCTCGGCGACCTCAACGGCACGATGAACGACCGCGCGCTGAACGCCGTCACCTCGCAGCTGCGGTCCACGCAGGGCGCTGCGGGCGACGGCTTCGGTTTCAGCTGGCCCGCGTCGTTCCCGATGGCGCGCATCGACCAGATCATGGTCAAGGGCGTCGAGCCGGTCTCCTCCTGGACGCTGCCGGAGACGGGCAGCGACCACCTGCCGATCGCGGCACGGGTCGACCTCTCGTCGTGA
- a CDS encoding NAD+ synthase, with amino-acid sequence MPQLRLALNQIDSTVGDLAGNAEAVVRWTRHSAEQGAHLVAFPEMVLTGYPVEDLALRSSFVQASRDALRALAVRLRDEGFGELPVVVGYLDRTEEAKPKFGQPAGAPRNAGAVLYRGEAVLTYSKHHLPNYGVFDEFRYFVPGETLPVVRVHGVDVALAICEDLWQDGGRVPATRSAGAGLLLSINASPYEQNKDDQRLELVRKRAQEAGCTTAYLAMIGGQDELVFDGDSIVVDKDGEVIARAPQFAEGCIVLDLELPAAAPVPPSGVVDDGLRIEHVTLSQEPLPAYEGELTGGYAERLDDDEEVYSALVVGLRAYAAKNGFSSVLIGLSGGIDSALTAAIACDALGAQNVYGVAMPSRYSSEHSIGDAEELARRTGLNFRTVPIAPMFDAYMGSLGLTGLAEENLQSRLRGTMLMALSNQEGHIVLAPGNKSELAVGYSTLYGDSVGAYGPIKDVYKTAIFRLAKWRNRAAEERGQTPPIPENSISKPPSAELRPDQVDTDSLPDYPVLDAILELYVDRDQGADRIVAAGYDRELVTKTLRMVDTAEYKRRQYPPGTKISAKGFGKDRRLPITNRWRESASG; translated from the coding sequence GTGCCTCAACTACGCCTCGCTCTGAATCAGATCGACTCGACCGTCGGCGATCTCGCCGGGAACGCCGAGGCGGTCGTCCGCTGGACCCGGCACTCCGCCGAGCAGGGGGCGCATCTCGTCGCGTTCCCCGAGATGGTGCTGACCGGGTATCCCGTCGAGGACCTCGCTCTGCGTTCGTCCTTCGTCCAGGCCTCGCGGGACGCGCTGCGCGCGCTCGCCGTGCGGCTGAGAGACGAGGGGTTCGGGGAGCTGCCGGTCGTCGTCGGCTATCTCGACCGTACCGAGGAGGCCAAGCCCAAGTTCGGCCAGCCCGCGGGGGCCCCGCGCAACGCGGGCGCCGTGCTGTACCGCGGCGAGGCCGTCCTGACCTACTCCAAGCACCACCTCCCCAACTACGGCGTCTTCGACGAGTTCCGCTACTTCGTGCCGGGCGAGACGCTGCCGGTCGTGCGCGTGCACGGCGTGGACGTCGCGCTCGCCATCTGCGAGGACCTCTGGCAGGACGGCGGCCGCGTGCCGGCGACGCGCAGTGCGGGGGCGGGGCTGCTGCTCTCCATCAACGCGTCGCCGTACGAGCAGAACAAGGACGACCAGCGGCTCGAGCTCGTGCGCAAGCGTGCGCAGGAGGCCGGCTGCACCACCGCCTATCTCGCGATGATCGGCGGGCAGGACGAGCTGGTCTTCGACGGGGACTCGATCGTCGTCGACAAGGACGGCGAAGTCATCGCGCGGGCCCCGCAGTTCGCCGAGGGCTGCATCGTGCTGGACCTGGAGCTGCCGGCCGCCGCGCCCGTGCCGCCGTCCGGCGTCGTGGACGACGGGCTGCGCATCGAGCACGTGACGCTGTCGCAGGAGCCGCTTCCCGCGTACGAGGGCGAGCTGACCGGCGGGTACGCCGAGCGGCTCGACGACGACGAGGAGGTGTACTCGGCGCTGGTCGTGGGCCTGCGCGCGTACGCCGCGAAGAACGGTTTCAGCAGCGTCCTCATCGGGCTCTCCGGCGGCATCGACTCCGCGCTCACCGCCGCCATCGCCTGCGACGCGCTCGGCGCGCAGAACGTGTACGGCGTCGCCATGCCGTCCCGTTACTCCTCGGAGCACTCCATCGGCGACGCGGAGGAGCTGGCGCGGCGCACCGGGCTGAACTTCCGCACCGTGCCGATCGCGCCGATGTTCGACGCGTACATGGGCTCGCTCGGGCTCACCGGTCTCGCCGAGGAGAACCTCCAGTCGCGGCTGCGCGGCACGATGCTGATGGCGCTCTCCAACCAGGAGGGCCACATCGTGCTCGCGCCGGGCAACAAGTCCGAGCTGGCCGTCGGCTACTCGACGCTCTACGGCGACTCCGTCGGCGCGTACGGCCCCATCAAGGACGTCTACAAGACGGCGATCTTCCGGCTCGCCAAGTGGCGCAACCGTGCGGCCGAGGAGCGCGGGCAGACGCCGCCGATCCCGGAGAACTCCATCAGCAAGCCGCCGAGCGCCGAGCTGCGCCCGGACCAGGTCGACACGGACTCGCTCCCCGACTACCCGGTCCTCGACGCGATCCTGGAGCTCTACGTCGACCGTGACCAGGGCGCCGACAGGATCGTGGCCGCGGGCTACGACCGTGAGCTGGTCACCAAGACGCTGCGGATGGTGGACACCGCGGAGTACAAGCGGCGGCAGTACCCGCCGGGGACGAAGATCTCGGCGAAGGGCTTCGGCAAGGACCGCCGTCTCCCGATCACGAACCGCTGGCGGGAGTCCGCCTCCGGCTGA
- a CDS encoding TetR/AcrR family transcriptional regulator: protein MAPLSKGGRGRPRSEAVEQAIIEGVVRLLEDGVSLTELSIERIARTAGVGKATIYRRWDGKEALFVDVLRAFEEPDLERPGTSMRDDLVCVLESLRRRGLTMRSSALLHNVFAQMKTLPKLAEAYQETVVAPRRRIIVDVLRRGVEDGELRADIDLEMANDLFVGPMLLRTILRPGAPLDDHLAERIVDTVLEGLRPPQR, encoded by the coding sequence GTGGCGCCCCTCTCCAAGGGCGGCCGGGGGCGGCCCAGGAGCGAGGCCGTCGAGCAGGCGATCATCGAGGGAGTCGTACGGCTCCTGGAGGACGGCGTCTCCCTCACCGAGCTCTCCATCGAACGGATCGCCCGCACCGCGGGCGTCGGCAAGGCCACCATCTACCGGCGCTGGGACGGCAAGGAAGCCCTCTTCGTCGACGTCCTGCGCGCCTTCGAGGAGCCCGACCTGGAACGGCCCGGCACCTCGATGCGCGACGACCTCGTCTGCGTCCTGGAGAGCCTGCGCCGCCGCGGCCTGACCATGCGCTCCTCGGCCCTGCTGCACAACGTCTTCGCCCAGATGAAGACCCTGCCCAAGCTCGCCGAGGCGTACCAGGAGACGGTCGTCGCGCCCCGCCGCCGCATCATCGTCGACGTGCTGCGGCGGGGTGTCGAGGACGGCGAGCTGCGCGCGGACATCGACCTGGAGATGGCCAACGACCTCTTCGTCGGACCCATGCTGCTGCGCACGATCCTGCGTCCCGGCGCACCGCTCGACGACCATCTCGCCGAACGGATCGTCGACACGGTCCTGGAGGGACTGCGGCCCCCGCAACGCTGA
- a CDS encoding MFS transporter, which translates to MPLALLALAVGAFGIGTTEFVMMGLLPNVADDLDISIPVAGHLVSAYALGVVIGAPLLAAVTAKLPRRRVLIGLMVLFVVGNALSAAAPDYHLLMAARFLSGLPHGAFFGVGAVVATGLVAPERKARSVSLMFLGLTVANIVGVPVATAMGQQLGWRATFLAVSAIGLAAIAALALLVPADHAHGDAAGLRGELRALRSVPVWLALGTTVAGFGALFSAYSYITPMLTDTAGYAESSVTLLLALFGVGATAGNLLGGRLADRSLRGTLFGGLISLAVVLGFFPLLMTAAWSAALGVVLLGMAAFTTGSPLQLMVMEKAAAAPSLASSANQGAFNLANAGGAWIGGLALAAGFGTTSPAVTGAVLAVLGLAVAGLAYAVDLRRGPVRGAERLVASSTPEHREPARS; encoded by the coding sequence ATGCCCCTGGCCCTGCTCGCCCTCGCCGTGGGCGCCTTCGGCATCGGCACGACCGAGTTCGTGATGATGGGCCTGCTGCCCAACGTCGCCGACGACCTGGACATATCCATCCCGGTCGCCGGACACCTCGTCTCCGCGTACGCGCTCGGCGTCGTCATCGGAGCCCCGCTGCTCGCCGCCGTCACCGCGAAGCTCCCGCGCCGCCGCGTCCTCATCGGCCTCATGGTCCTGTTCGTCGTCGGCAACGCACTCTCGGCGGCAGCCCCCGACTACCACCTGCTCATGGCCGCGCGCTTCCTCAGCGGACTGCCGCACGGCGCGTTCTTCGGCGTCGGCGCGGTGGTCGCCACCGGGCTCGTCGCGCCCGAGCGAAAGGCCCGCTCGGTCTCCCTGATGTTCCTCGGCCTGACCGTCGCCAACATCGTGGGCGTGCCGGTCGCCACCGCGATGGGACAGCAGCTCGGCTGGCGCGCCACGTTCCTCGCGGTGAGCGCCATCGGGCTCGCGGCCATCGCCGCGCTCGCCCTCCTGGTCCCCGCCGACCATGCCCACGGCGACGCGGCAGGACTGCGCGGCGAACTCAGGGCGCTGCGCAGCGTCCCGGTCTGGCTGGCGCTCGGCACGACCGTCGCGGGCTTCGGAGCGCTGTTCTCCGCGTACAGCTACATCACGCCGATGCTGACCGACACGGCCGGCTACGCCGAGTCCAGCGTCACCCTCCTCCTCGCCCTGTTCGGCGTCGGCGCGACCGCGGGCAACCTCCTGGGCGGCCGTCTCGCGGACCGCTCCCTGCGCGGCACGCTCTTCGGCGGGCTCATCTCGCTCGCCGTGGTCCTTGGCTTCTTCCCGCTGCTCATGACCGCGGCGTGGAGCGCCGCGCTCGGCGTCGTGCTGCTCGGGATGGCGGCGTTCACGACGGGCTCGCCGCTGCAGCTCATGGTCATGGAGAAGGCGGCGGCCGCGCCGTCGCTGGCCTCCTCCGCCAACCAGGGCGCCTTCAACCTCGCCAATGCGGGCGGCGCGTGGATCGGCGGCCTCGCGCTGGCGGCGGGCTTCGGCACGACGTCGCCCGCGGTGACCGGCGCGGTTCTCGCGGTGCTCGGCCTCGCGGTGGCGGGCCTGGCGTACGCGGTGGACCTGCGGAGGGGGCCCGTGCGGGGTGCGGAGCGGTTGGTGGCGTCGTCGACGCCCGAGCACCGCGAACCGGCCCGCTCCTGA
- the panB gene encoding 3-methyl-2-oxobutanoate hydroxymethyltransferase — protein sequence MTQLSAAQKSADAPRNPDSSKALYGGKGTRRITVRDITAAKERGEKWPMLTAYDAMTASVFDEAGIPVMLVGDSAGNCHLGYETTVPVTLDEMTMLSAAVVRGTSRALIVGDLPFGSYQEGPVQALRSATRLVKEAGVGAVKLEGGERSLAQTELLVQSGIPVMSHLGLTPQSVNTMGYRVQGRGDEAAHRLLNDAKAAQDAGAFAVVLELVPAELAAEVTRSLHIPTVGIGAGSDCDAQVLVWTDMMGLTGGKMPRFVKKYAELRGAMAGAAKAFAEDVVGGAFPAPEHAVH from the coding sequence ATGACGCAGCTTTCGGCTGCCCAGAAGAGCGCCGACGCCCCGCGGAACCCCGACAGCAGCAAGGCGCTGTACGGCGGCAAGGGCACCCGGCGCATCACTGTGCGCGACATCACCGCCGCCAAGGAGCGCGGCGAGAAGTGGCCCATGCTGACCGCCTACGACGCGATGACCGCGTCCGTCTTCGACGAGGCGGGCATCCCCGTCATGCTCGTCGGCGACTCGGCGGGCAACTGCCACCTCGGGTACGAGACGACCGTGCCCGTCACCCTCGACGAGATGACCATGCTGTCCGCCGCGGTCGTACGGGGCACGAGCCGCGCCCTGATCGTCGGCGACCTGCCGTTCGGCTCGTACCAGGAGGGCCCCGTCCAGGCGCTCCGGTCGGCGACCCGCCTGGTGAAGGAGGCGGGCGTCGGCGCGGTGAAGCTGGAGGGCGGCGAACGCTCCCTGGCCCAGACGGAGTTGCTGGTGCAGTCCGGCATCCCCGTCATGTCCCACCTCGGCCTGACCCCGCAGTCCGTGAACACCATGGGGTACCGCGTGCAGGGCCGCGGCGACGAGGCGGCCCACCGGCTCCTCAACGACGCCAAGGCCGCGCAGGACGCGGGCGCGTTCGCGGTCGTCCTGGAACTGGTCCCGGCGGAGCTCGCGGCCGAGGTCACCCGGTCCCTGCACATCCCGACCGTCGGGATCGGCGCGGGCTCCGACTGCGACGCCCAAGTCCTCGTCTGGACGGACATGATGGGCCTGACCGGCGGGAAGATGCCGCGCTTCGTGAAGAAGTACGCGGAGCTGCGCGGCGCCATGGCCGGCGCGGCGAAGGCGTTCGCCGAGGACGTCGTCGGCGGCGCGTTCCCCGCACCCGAGCACGCGGTCCACTGA
- a CDS encoding MFS transporter, producing MSSPAMPTPSRVPEAVHRRRWAILGVLMLSLLIVVLDNSILNVAIKTISTPAPTGLGATQSELEWAINAYTLVFAGLLFTAGLLGDRLGRKKVLLGGLVVFGIGSALAAMSGSPLQLIAFRAVMGLGAAFVMPATLAVLMNVFERDEQPKAIGIWAGGVGLAIAIGPITGGVLLDHFWWGSVFLINVPIVIVALALMVWLVPDSRDPAPGRIDLFGVALSVVGLVLLVYGIIKGGQLADFTDPAVLGTVGAGLAVLVAFVLYEKRSDHPSIDITYFKNRVFSAAISAIALVFFALMGVTFFSVFYTQSVRGYSPLQTGLLMLPLAVAQLIFAPRARLVVDRFGVRAVCTGGLLLLTATLAAFTLLDADTPIWFLEVVFFLMGTGMAHIMTPTSVVIMQALPREKAGSASALSNTFRQVGGALGIAVLGSVLSTAYRNGVEDKLTLLPEGARHTAGESIEATLGVAAKLGPKGEPLVSAANDSFLHAMHVTALCGAGVAVLGALVVFLFLPGRTPPEADPVEETGEPVGAAGR from the coding sequence ATGTCCTCCCCTGCCATGCCCACCCCGTCCCGCGTACCGGAAGCCGTCCACCGGCGCCGGTGGGCGATCCTCGGGGTGCTGATGCTCAGCCTGCTGATCGTCGTCCTCGACAACTCGATCCTGAACGTCGCCATCAAGACGATCTCCACCCCCGCACCGACCGGCCTCGGCGCCACCCAGAGCGAGCTGGAATGGGCGATCAACGCCTACACGCTCGTCTTCGCGGGCCTCCTCTTCACGGCGGGCCTGCTCGGCGACCGGCTCGGCCGGAAGAAAGTCCTGCTCGGCGGCCTCGTCGTCTTCGGCATCGGCTCGGCGCTCGCCGCCATGTCCGGCTCGCCGCTCCAGCTCATCGCCTTCCGGGCCGTCATGGGCCTCGGCGCGGCCTTCGTGATGCCGGCGACCCTCGCCGTCCTCATGAACGTCTTCGAACGCGACGAACAGCCCAAGGCCATCGGCATCTGGGCCGGCGGCGTCGGCCTCGCCATCGCCATCGGGCCCATCACCGGCGGCGTGCTGCTCGACCACTTCTGGTGGGGCTCGGTCTTCCTGATCAACGTACCGATCGTGATCGTCGCCCTGGCGCTGATGGTCTGGCTGGTGCCCGACTCCCGCGACCCCGCGCCCGGCCGCATCGACCTCTTCGGCGTCGCGCTCTCCGTCGTCGGCCTGGTGCTCCTCGTCTACGGCATCATCAAGGGCGGCCAGCTCGCCGACTTCACCGATCCGGCCGTCCTCGGCACGGTCGGCGCGGGCCTCGCCGTGCTGGTCGCGTTCGTGCTGTACGAGAAGCGCAGCGACCACCCCTCCATCGACATCACGTACTTCAAGAACCGGGTGTTCTCCGCGGCGATCAGCGCCATCGCGCTCGTCTTCTTCGCGCTGATGGGCGTCACCTTCTTCTCCGTCTTCTACACCCAGAGCGTGCGGGGCTACTCGCCGCTGCAGACGGGTCTGCTGATGCTGCCGCTCGCCGTGGCCCAGCTGATCTTCGCGCCGCGCGCCCGGCTCGTCGTCGACCGCTTCGGCGTACGGGCCGTGTGCACGGGCGGACTGCTCCTCCTGACGGCGACCCTCGCGGCCTTCACCCTCCTCGACGCCGACACGCCGATCTGGTTCCTGGAAGTCGTGTTCTTCCTGATGGGCACCGGCATGGCGCACATCATGACGCCCACCAGCGTCGTCATCATGCAGGCCCTGCCGCGCGAGAAGGCCGGCTCCGCGTCCGCGCTCAGCAACACGTTCCGGCAGGTCGGCGGCGCCCTCGGTATCGCGGTCCTCGGCTCCGTGCTGTCCACGGCGTACCGCAACGGCGTCGAGGACAAGCTGACCCTGCTGCCCGAAGGGGCGCGGCACACCGCGGGCGAGTCCATCGAGGCGACCCTCGGCGTCGCCGCGAAGCTCGGCCCCAAGGGCGAGCCCCTGGTCTCCGCGGCCAACGACTCCTTCCTGCACGCCATGCACGTCACGGCGCTGTGCGGCGCGGGCGTCGCCGTGCTCGGCGCGCTGGTCGTCTTCCTCTTCCTGCCGGGCCGCACGCCGCCGGAGGCGGACCCGGTCGAGGAGACGGGTGAGCCGGTGGGGGCCGCCGGGCGCTGA
- a CDS encoding DUF4190 domain-containing protein, producing MTTPGTPPPPPQWGQRPPEPPPQPLRNGLGVASLVLGIIGVLCGLIPLLFWAAGVLAVLALVFGCVGIGRARKGQADNKGVAIWGTSLGAVAAILAVVGLAITVTVVNDTVDDLHSTGGKKESSTARGPDSDALRFGEAFAYDDGVKVTVAKPSPYRPGPYAVGHADGNKALTVKITVVNGSGNTIDLDLSTVTFKDADGAQGEMIFSGDMPRELGGKLQPGERSTATYAVSLPSDAASVLEVQVEPGLLAYDSESWSGPVR from the coding sequence ATGACCACGCCCGGCACCCCTCCCCCACCGCCCCAATGGGGGCAACGGCCACCAGAACCGCCGCCGCAGCCGCTCCGCAACGGCCTCGGCGTCGCGTCCCTGGTGCTCGGCATCATCGGGGTGCTGTGCGGTTTGATCCCGCTGCTGTTCTGGGCCGCCGGCGTCCTCGCCGTCCTGGCGCTGGTCTTCGGGTGCGTCGGAATCGGGCGCGCCCGCAAGGGACAGGCGGACAACAAGGGCGTGGCGATCTGGGGCACGTCGCTCGGCGCGGTCGCCGCGATCCTCGCGGTGGTCGGGCTCGCCATCACGGTCACGGTGGTCAACGACACGGTGGACGATCTGCACAGTACGGGCGGCAAGAAGGAGTCCTCCACGGCAAGAGGGCCCGACTCCGATGCGCTGCGGTTCGGGGAGGCGTTCGCGTACGACGACGGCGTGAAGGTGACCGTCGCGAAGCCCTCTCCCTACCGGCCCGGCCCCTACGCGGTCGGGCACGCCGACGGCAACAAGGCCCTGACCGTCAAGATCACCGTGGTCAACGGCTCGGGGAACACCATCGACCTGGATCTGTCCACCGTGACGTTCAAGGACGCCGACGGCGCACAGGGCGAGATGATCTTCTCCGGCGACATGCCGAGGGAGCTGGGCGGCAAACTGCAGCCCGGCGAGCGGTCCACCGCCACGTACGCGGTGAGTCTTCCCTCCGACGCGGCGTCGGTCCTGGAGGTCCAGGTCGAGCCGGGCCTGCTCGCGTACGACAGCGAGAGTTGGTCCGGGCCCGTTAGGTGA
- a CDS encoding ATP-binding cassette domain-containing protein → MKRIDMNPGGAGSAVTVRGLVKHYGETKALDGVDLDVREGTVLGVLGPNGAGKTTLVRCLSTLITPDAGSALVAGYDVVRQPRQLRRVIGLTGQYAAVDEKLSGRENLYMIGRLLDLSRKEARSRADGLLERFSLTEAAKRPASTYSGGMRRRLDLAASMIGSPSVLYLDEPTTGLDPRTRNEVWGEVKRMVGDGVTVLLTTQYMEEAEQLASELTVIDRGKVIANGGIDELKAKVGGRTLRVRPADPLELGPLANALDDLGLTGLATTTVDTESGTVLVPILSDEQLTAVVGAVTARGITIGSIATELPSLDEVFLSITGQKASAPQDARPTELEEVAV, encoded by the coding sequence ATGAAGCGAATCGACATGAACCCCGGCGGCGCAGGGAGCGCGGTCACCGTAAGGGGACTGGTCAAGCACTACGGCGAGACCAAAGCACTGGACGGCGTGGATCTCGACGTGCGCGAGGGCACCGTCCTCGGCGTCCTCGGCCCCAACGGCGCAGGCAAGACGACCCTGGTGCGCTGCCTCTCCACCCTCATCACCCCGGACGCGGGCTCCGCGCTGGTCGCCGGGTACGACGTGGTGCGTCAGCCCCGCCAGCTCCGCCGCGTCATCGGCCTCACCGGGCAGTACGCGGCGGTGGACGAGAAGCTGTCCGGCCGCGAGAACCTCTACATGATCGGGCGACTGCTCGACCTGTCCCGCAAGGAGGCCAGGTCACGCGCCGACGGTCTCCTCGAACGGTTCTCGCTCACCGAGGCGGCCAAGCGCCCCGCCAGCACGTACTCCGGCGGTATGCGCCGCCGCCTCGACCTCGCCGCGTCGATGATCGGCAGTCCGTCCGTGCTCTACCTGGACGAGCCGACGACCGGCCTCGACCCCCGCACCCGCAACGAGGTGTGGGGCGAGGTCAAGCGGATGGTCGGCGACGGCGTGACCGTGCTGCTCACCACCCAGTACATGGAGGAGGCCGAGCAGCTGGCCTCCGAGCTGACGGTCATCGACCGCGGCAAGGTCATCGCCAACGGCGGCATCGACGAGCTGAAGGCGAAGGTCGGCGGCCGGACCCTGCGCGTCCGCCCCGCCGACCCGCTGGAGCTCGGCCCGCTCGCGAATGCCCTCGACGACCTGGGCCTGACCGGTCTCGCCACCACGACGGTGGACACCGAGTCCGGCACGGTCCTCGTCCCGATCCTCAGCGACGAGCAGCTGACCGCCGTCGTCGGCGCGGTCACCGCGCGCGGCATCACCATCGGCTCGATAGCCACCGAACTGCCCAGCCTGGACGAGGTGTTCCTGTCCATCACCGGCCAGAAGGCCAGTGCACCGCAGGACGCCCGCCCCACGGAACTCGAGGAGGTCGCCGTATGA
- a CDS encoding ABC transporter permease, producing the protein MSATTLTAAPLKKDEADARIGLRGHVRHTGALVRRNLLWIRQDPESMFDAVLMPIVFTLLFVYVFGGSIGQALGGGQDQYVQYVVPGMMAMMSMNIAMAVGTGFNQDFQNGIMDRFRTLPIGQGSVLFAKIVVELMRLLIATTIMMIVGVLVGFDITNWGGLFAAVGLSALFGTSIMWIFLVLGVSMKSAQSVQAMGFLVLMPLQFGSSIFAPTQSMPGWLQGFTDYNPLSALADSARGLMVGGPVAHDLWVTVGWSVALTVVMAPIAIHKFRTKN; encoded by the coding sequence ATGAGCGCCACCACACTCACGGCCGCCCCCCTCAAGAAGGACGAGGCGGACGCCCGCATCGGCCTGCGCGGCCACGTCCGGCACACCGGCGCGCTGGTCCGCCGCAATCTCCTGTGGATCCGGCAGGACCCGGAGTCGATGTTCGACGCGGTCCTGATGCCGATCGTCTTCACGCTCCTGTTCGTGTACGTCTTCGGCGGCTCCATCGGGCAGGCGCTGGGCGGCGGTCAGGACCAGTACGTGCAGTACGTGGTGCCCGGCATGATGGCGATGATGAGCATGAACATCGCCATGGCCGTCGGCACCGGCTTCAACCAGGACTTCCAGAACGGCATCATGGACCGCTTCCGGACCCTGCCGATCGGCCAGGGATCGGTGCTCTTCGCCAAGATCGTGGTGGAGCTGATGCGGCTGCTCATCGCGACGACGATCATGATGATCGTCGGTGTCCTGGTGGGCTTCGACATCACCAACTGGGGCGGCCTGTTCGCCGCGGTCGGCCTCTCCGCCCTCTTCGGCACGTCCATCATGTGGATCTTCCTGGTCCTCGGTGTCTCCATGAAGAGCGCCCAGTCCGTGCAGGCGATGGGTTTCCTGGTCCTGATGCCGCTGCAGTTCGGCTCGTCGATCTTCGCGCCGACCCAGTCCATGCCGGGCTGGCTGCAGGGCTTCACCGACTACAACCCGCTGTCCGCGCTCGCGGACTCCGCCCGCGGTCTGATGGTCGGCGGCCCCGTGGCCCACGACCTGTGGGTGACGGTGGGCTGGTCGGTGGCGCTCACGGTGGTCATGGCACCCATCGCGATCCACAAGTTCCGTACGAAGAACTGA